From the genome of Desulfobaculum xiamenense:
CATGCGGGCGGTCATCGACGAGGCCGCGCGCTGGGGCACGGGGTTCTACTTCACCGGCGGCGAGCCGCTCATGAATCGCGAACTGCCGCAGGTCATCGCCCACGCGGCGTCGCGGCGGCTGGTGACCGGCATGACCACCAACGGCCTGCTGCTGGAGCGTCGAGCAGGGGAACTCGTGGATGCGGGGCTGACGTTTTTGTCGGTCTCCGTCGATGCCCGCGAGGAGGCCCATGACGCCAACCGGGGGCTGAAGGGAGCCTACGCCGGGGTGCTTTCCGGCATCGCGCGGGTGCGCGAATGCATGCGCGAGCGCAACTCGCCGTTTCCGGTCATCAAGCTGAATTCGACTTTCCTGCCGCAAAATCTCGACGATCTCGATTTCCTCGTGGAACTGGCGGGCGAGTTGCGCGTGGATGAACTGACCTTCCAGCATTTCAGCTTCGTGGATGATGCATGCCGCGAGGCGCAGGCGCGCTATGCGCAGCGCATGCCATTCGGCAAGCTCTTTCAGGGCATGGACGTGGGCGAGCGCTGCTTTAGCCCGGAGCAGGTCGAGAAGATCGTGGCGTTCATGGAGCGCGCGCCGGAACTGGGGCGCAGGCACGGCGTGCGCGTGGGCTTCGGCCCCACGACCAACGACGTGCGCGCCTACTACGAGCCGGGCTTTCCCTCGCGCGAGTCTTTCTGCTCCTTGCCGTGGTCCGAGGCGAGCATCCGGGCCAATGGCGACATCGAGATGTGCCATGGTCATGTCATCGGCAACATCGCGCAGGGCAGCGTGCGCGAGGCGTGGATGAGCGAACCGGCGCAGGCGTTTAGGGCCTATGCCGGGCGGCATCCCAACGCGCCGCCCTGTTACCGGTG
Proteins encoded in this window:
- a CDS encoding radical SAM protein: MEEKRLGLKKTAALARRYWPTMVRMLPKLYVERFNRRVLLGFPRIITVFATERCNMRCPMCLVWQSREHFGEADETIGLASMRAVIDEAARWGTGFYFTGGEPLMNRELPQVIAHAASRRLVTGMTTNGLLLERRAGELVDAGLTFLSVSVDAREEAHDANRGLKGAYAGVLSGIARVRECMRERNSPFPVIKLNSTFLPQNLDDLDFLVELAGELRVDELTFQHFSFVDDACREAQARYAQRMPFGKLFQGMDVGERCFSPEQVEKIVAFMERAPELGRRHGVRVGFGPTTNDVRAYYEPGFPSRESFCSLPWSEASIRANGDIEMCHGHVIGNIAQGSVREAWMSEPAQAFRAYAGRHPNAPPCYRCCALKYVFPSRRKA